The DNA region ACCCCTCCGCGGTCGGGTTGGCGTTCGAGGCGTCCGCCGAAGCGCTCGCCGAGGCGGGAGAGACGGCGGACTCCCTGGCCGAACTGGTCCGACAGCGGCTCGTCCCCGGCGTCTCGCTCCCCTCACTGGCCGTGGCGGTGGTCGCCGAGGGCACCCTCCCCCGCACCCCCACCGGCAAAGTGCGCCGTCAGCCGACCCGCGCACAACTCGAATCGGGCGCCCTCGCGACATTGCATGCGAGCGGCTTCAAGCCGATCGCCACCCCCACGCTCTGAGAGAGACGGATATCCTTCCCATGCCCCAGCCCACCACCCTCGTCGAGAGCCTGCAGGCCACCGCCGACATGCACGGCAACGAACGCGGACTCCGCTTCTACGACGCGCCGGAGTCCTCCGCTGTGCGCGGCTGGGGCGACCTGGACGTACGGGCTCGCACCATCGCGGCGGCGCTGTCGGCCGAGGGTTTCGGAGCGGACGACACCGCCGTCATCGCCCTGGAACCGGGCCTGCTGTGGGCGGATGCCGCATACGGCGTCCTCTACGCCGGGCTCGGCTTCGCACCCATGCCGGTCGCCGGCCCCGCTCTGGCCGCCCGGATCGCCGCCCTCGCGCAGGCGGCGGCCGCCACCGTGCTGGTCGCCGACCAGTCCGTGGTCGACCTGCTCGGCGAAGAAGTCCACACGCTCGGCATCCGGGTGCTCACGGTCGAGGAGCTCGTCGAAGCCGGCGACCCGCAGTCGTGGATCGCTCCGGCCGTCACCGCGGACTCGACCGCGATCCTGATGTTCACGTCCGGTTCCACCGGCGACCCCAAGGGCGTCATCGCCACGCACGGCAGCCTGCTGGCCACGGCGCGCGCGTGCGCGGAATCGCTGAGCATGGGCTCCGAGTCGACCGCGGTGGGCTGGTCTCCGCTGCACCACGCGATGGGCCTGCTGCTGCAGGTGATCACACCGGCCAGCACCGGCGGGCAGTCCGTGGTCACCGCGACCGCACAGTTCCAGAAGCGTCCGATGCTCTGGCTGCAGCTGATGAGCACGCACCGCGCGACGGTCAGCTTCGCCGGTAACTTCGCCTTCGCCCTGTGCACGCAGCTGGCCACCGACGAGCAGATCGCCCAGCTGGACCTCTCCAGCCTCGAGGTGCTGCTGTCCGGGAGCGAGCCGGTCCGCATCGACACGGTCAACGCGTTCCTGGAGCGCTTCGCCGCCACCGGGCTCTCCGCCACCACGGTCGCCCCCGCGATGGGGATGACCGAGGCGATGCTGATCTCGGTCAAGCCCGCGGGCGAACCCTTCGTCGCCCTCGAGGTCGACGCCGAGCAGTTCGAATCCGGCACCCTGGTGCCGGCCCTCGAGGGCCGCACCGTGCAGATCGTCTCCTGCGGCCGGGCGATCCCGAGCACCGATCTGGCCATCGTCGACCCGGAGACCCTCTGCGCGGCCCCGGAGGGGACGATCGGCGAGCTGTGGATCTCTTCTCCTTCGGTCTCGCCCGGATACTTCCGCCGACCCGACGCGACGGCCGAGACCTTCGGGCATCGCCTCGCCGGCGACGAGCGGGACTACCTGCGCTCGGGCGACCTGGCCGCGGTTCTGGACGGCGAGCTGTTCGTCACCGGCCGGCTCAAAGAGGTCATCATCCTGCGCGGACGCAACATCTACCCCCAGGACATCGAAGCCGCCGTCGCCGCACTGTCGCCGTCGCTGGGGATCGCCGCGGCCTTCGAACTGGACGGCGCCCGCGCCGGGGTCGGCGTGGTGATCGAAGTGGACGAGGAGACGATGGCGGAGGCGGGCGAGACCCTGCAGGGCCTCGGCATCCTGGCCCATGAGAAGGTCACCTCGCACTTCTCGGTACCGGCGGTCTCGGTGACGCTCACCACCGTGGGCAGCCTGCCCCGCACCGCCACCGGCAAGGTGCGCCGCAAGCCCACGCGCACGCTCCTGGAAAGCGGCGGGCTCCCGATCCGTCACTGCGCCGGATCCCCCGTTCCCACCCGCTGACCCGAGACCGACGCACACCGACATCGACGCACACCGATATCGACGCACACCGATACCGACGCACACAAGGAGAGCCGACGCCCATGTCAGAACACCTCACTCCCGCCCAGACCGCCCAGGCACCGCAGTCGGATGTGGCCGCGTGGCTCATCGACCGCATCCGCTTCTACGACCAGGTGGATGCCGCGGAGGTCACCCTCGAGGCGCCCGTGGCCGAGCTCGGGCTGGACTCGATCTACGTGATGACCCTCTGCGGTGACATCGAGGACACGTACGACATCGCGATCGATCCGACCTTCTTCGCGGAGTTCGGCACGCTGGGCGAGGTCGCCGACGCGCTCACCGCTCGTGTCGCAGCAGCGTGAGAAGACCCGCATGAGCACCTTGACGCACACCGGCACGCGCCTGCCGAACGTCTCCGGCACGACCCGGATCGGCGACACCGACGTGGTGTGGCGCCTGGGATCCGCCGGCCAGGTGCGGCGCGCCTCCGTCTCGGGCGTCGCCCATGCCTGGGCGGAGGAACTGGTCAGCGACCACGGACTGTTCCCCTGGCGCGGCCTGGCCCAGGCTCATCAGTGGGCCAAACCGCGACCGGTCGGCGCTCCGGCGGCGGACGTGAGCATCTCCCACAGCGGCGGCATGATCCTCGTGGCCGCGTGCCTGGGCGCGTGCGTGGGCGCCGACATCGAAGCGGCGCCCTTCAACGCGTTCACCTCCGCGAGCCTGCTCCGGCGCATGTGCACCCCCGCCGAGGCCGCGTACGCGGCCGGATTGCCCGATGACGAGCGGCGCAGCTACCTCGCACGGGTCTGGACCGCGAAAGAGGCCATCGTCAAAGCCGACGGCGCGGGCCTGGCGCTGGATTTCCGCACGCTGACCGTCCAGGTGGATGCCGGCATCCCCCCTGCGCCCTTCGAAGCGCACATCGCCGTGCTGGCCGACCGCACGCCGCCCGCGATCGAACGACTGACCATCTAGGAACCCGATGACCGCGCTTCGCACGCCCACCGCCGCACCCGGCACCCCGCCGACGAGCACCCGGCGCCGCGCGGTGCACGCCGAGTTCATGCAGATCTGGGAGGAGGGCTACGTCTCCAACCACATCTCCTTCGAGAACATGCACGTCCCGGGGCTGTTCATCATCGACGGCGCCCCGCTGCGGCGCGACGACGGCACGCTGGACCGCGCGAAGATCCTCGCCTACATCGACGCCACCATGGCCAGTCACGCCGACTTCCGCATCCGGCTGCAGCGCTCCGCGCTCGGGCTCACGCCGCCGGCCTGGGTTCCGGACGAGGACTTCGACCTGGCCCGCCACGTGCTCTTCACCGAGGACACCGCCGACGCGGCGACCGCCGACCTGCGCCGGCTGTCCGGCGCGTACGACGGGCTGATGTCGCTGAAGCACCCGCTCTGGCGCACGCGCGTCACCGAGCTCAGCGACGGCACTGTCGCCCTCGGCACCGTCATGCACCACGCCAGCCTGGACGGGCTCTCGGGCATGAAGACCTTCTCGGCGATCTGCCAGAAGACCGCCGACCAGCCCCTGCCTGCCCCGGTCGACCCGTGGTCGGGAGTGCGTGCCGCGACGGCGTGGGAGCTGCCGCTGCTGGCACTGCGGCAGTGGTGGCAGCGCCAGCCGTCGGCCGCCGCCGCCTGGCGGTCGTACCGGTCCAAGCCGTTCCTGCGGCGGGTGCGTCGCGTCGCGGCGCGCGTCCTGCTGCCGGTGCGCTTCGGCAGAGGCGGTGAGGCCGCGCGCACGCGCCTGCTCCCCCCGATCCACTCCGCCTATCGCCGGATGGATGCCGGTCTCGTCGGTCGCCGAGCCCGCGAGCTGGGCGGCAGCCTGAGCGACCTGCAGGTCGCCGCGATCATCGGCGCGTGGCGCGGTCCGCAGCGCATCGTCCGGCTCCGCTTCCCGGTCTCGTACCACTCCACGGATGCGCCGAACGTGCGCAATCACGTGCGCGACATGGAGGTCGCCGGCGATGCGGATGCCCCGCTCACCGAGACGATCGTGCGGGTGAACGAGCAGGTCGCCGCGCGCGAGAGCGCGTTGGACGGAGCACTGGTGGAGGGCTATCCGATCGGATACAGCACCCTGCTGCCGTGGGTCTCGCGCCCGCGGTACTTCTGCGGCGGAGAGGTCCGCGCGCTGATCCCCTTCCCCGCCAGCCTCGGCACCGACCAGCTCGCCGCCGCCGGCATCATGTACAACGGCTCGCTGTTCATCGGCGCGAACATGCCGGCCGCGCACGACGTGGAGGCCACCGTGGGGCGGATGTTCGAGCTGATGACCGGCGCGCCCGACCCCGGTCGTCCGTGACCGCCCCGCCGGCGGCGCCCACGATCTCCGTCGTCATCCCCTCCTATCAGCGCCTGGAGCGGATCCCCGCGCTGGTCAGCGCCTACCTCCAGCAGGGCGCCGACGAGGTCGTGGTCGTGCTGGACGGACCGCACCCGCGGTGGGTGGAGCACCTGTCCGCGACCGCAGCAGACGAACGGGTCCTGGTCACGGAGCTGCCACAGAACGTCGGTCTCGCGCTGGCGCGGATCGCGGGCCTGCGGGTCGCCACCGGCGAGATCGTCCTGGCGGTCGATGACGATGTGGTGCCGCTCGAGGGCTTCGTCACCCGGCACCGGGAGTTCCACGGCTCCGGCGGCGACCGCGTGCTGATGGGCTACATGCCGGTCGCCGTGCCGCCGCGTCGCGGACGCGATGACGCGCCGACATTCGTCTACGCGCGCGACTACGAGAAGCAGGCCGCCGCGTGGCGCAGCGGAGACTCCGCCACGATCCTCGGCTCGCTGTGGGGCGGCACCCTGAGCATGCCACGTGGTCTCTACGCGCGTGCCGAGGAGCTGAAGCCGTCGGTGCGCATCGAATACAACGAGGACCTCGATCTCGGCCTGCGCCTGCAGCGACTCGGGGCGACGGCATCCTTCGATCAGCATGCGCAGGCGGCGCACCATCATCAGCGCGGGTGGGAGTCCTACCTGCGCGAGTGCACACTGCGCGGCGCGGCGATCGCCGACCTGGAGGCACGCTGGGGAACCCGCCCGGCGCAGCTGACTCCGATGATCGTGATCCCGCCCGGGTACAGCCGTCCGCTCGGCTGGGTGCAGCGGCGGATCGCCGGCCGCGACCGGGCCGGTCTGCTGGAGCACGCCCTCACCCTCGCCTACCGCGCCGCCGGCGCGGTCGGACGCTGGAGCATCCAGGACGGGATCACGCGGATGGTGCGCCGCGCGCTCGCGATGCGCGGCTACCGGCTCGCGAGTGAGCAGCGGGACGCCGAGGGTCGCTGAAGGACAGCGCCCGTGGGGTGCCGCATCATATCCGCGCGTCGGCAAAAGGGTCGGAACCGCTCATCGGGACGTAGGCTGGCGCTGAGGAAAAGTCCATCCAGGTGCGGAGGGGTACGGCCATGAGCGCTTCGCCCGCCGCGTCGAGCCCGCACGGCGATGACGCCGCGGGCATGCTGCACTCGCGGACCGCGAAGACGGCCGTCGTCATCGAGGACGATCCCATCGTCCGGGAGCTCCTGCTCGAGGTGTTCGAGTCCGCGGGTTTCGCCGCCATCGGCACCGACAACGGGGGCGACGGCGTTGCACTCGTGGCGGAGCACCGTCCCCAGGTCACCACCGTCGATGTCAGCATGCCCGGAATCGACGGGTTCGAGACGGTCCGACGGGTACGGGCTCTCAGCGACACGTTCATCCTGCTCGTCACGGCGAGCACCGACGAGTCCGACGTCGTCCTCGGCCTGAGCATCGGCGCGGACGACTACGTCACCAAGCCCTTCCGGCCGCGGGAATTCCGCGCGCGGGTGGAGGCGATGCTGCGCCGGCCTCGCCTGGTGGATCGCGGCGAGCAGACCGCGTCGTCTGTCAGCGCGGCAGAACTGCTCGCGCACGTCCTGAACCACCGCGATCTGTCCCTGGACACCAGCACGCGCGTGGTCTGCCGCGGAGACCGCGAACTCCTGCTGACGCGCACCGAGTTCGATCTGCTGCAGACGCTGCTGGAATCCGAGCGCCGGCCGCGCTCGAAGGAGGATCTCGCGCGCGTCGCCCGAGGCGACCACCTCGGCGCGGAGTACGTCACCGACCTCGACAAGCGCGCCATCGAGGTGCACATCACGAACCTGCGTCGCAAGCTGGGCGACTCGGTCACGCAGCCCAACTACATCGAGACCGTGCGCGGGATCGGCTACCGCCTCACCGAGCCCGCGCAGGTGTGACGCCTCGGACCGGTCGCGTCGCCGTCGGGGCGCGCTGACTTCGGCTCCTCCCTCGGTTGTATGCCATGATGCTGAACAAGCCGATCTCCGGGTCATCCGGTCTGCAGCATGTGGACCGGGGCGCGGCAGTGAACACTTGGCGGAGGACGCTTGTGGTTGACCAGATCGCGACACCCGCCACCGCGGTCGTCATCGAAGACGACCCGCAGGTGCAGACGCTGCTCGTCGAAGTATTCGAGTCGGCCGGATTCACCGTCGTGGCCGTCGACAACGGCGAAGACGGCGTGCTCGCCGTGCGCACGCATCACCCCATGATCACGACGGTCGATGTCAATCTCCCGGGGATCGACGGCTTCGAGACCGTGCGGCGCATCCGCGATCACAGCGACACCTTCGTGATGATCGCCTCGGCGCTCGCCGACGAAGCGGATGCGGTGCTGGGACTGTCCGCCGGCGCGGACGACTACATCACCAAGCCCTTCCGGGTGCGCGAGCTGCGCGCCCGGATCGAAGCGGTCATGCGTCGGGCGCGCAGCACTCAGGCCGGCTCCGGCGGTCTGGCCGGTGTCGGCAACCGGACCACGGCCGAGTCCCCGCAGCAGGCGAGCTGAGCGTGCGGGCGCCCGGCCTCCCGCGCTCCGACGCCCGCACGAGATCGATCTGGCTGTGGCAGGTCGCCCTCGCCGCCAGCGTCGTCCTGGTCACCATCGTCGTCGTGGCGGTGCCGTCGATCATGTTCGCCGACGCCGCCTACTGGGCGGGGGTGCTGCTGATCGTCGCCACCACGATCGCCGCGCTCTTCACGCCGTGGACCCGGATCGGCACGCGATGGGTCGTGCTGGTCCCGTTCATGGACATCGTCGGCATCGGCCTGTTGGCGCTGAACTCCGAGCTGCGCCTGGGCTACCTCTGGGTGTTCCCGATCGCGTGGATCGCGACCTTCTACCGGCTGAAATGGCTGATCGGCGCACTGGCGGCAGTGACCGCGCTGCTGATCCTGGACAGCGTGGCCACCGCCGGAGGTCCGCTCAACACTCTGCGCCTGGTCATCGTGCTGCTGTGCCTGTCGTTCATCGGGATGACCTTCCACGTCGCCGCGCAGCAGACCGGGGCCTTCCGCCGCCTGCTGAGTCGACAGGCATCCCGTCTGGGACTTGCGCTGGAGCGGGTGGAGATGCAGCGGCAACGCGCCACCGAGACCCTCGACGGGCTGGACATCGCGGTCGCCCGGATCAGCGACCAGGGCGAGATGGTCGCCGCGAACCGCGCCTACGCCGAGTTGTACGGCCTCGACCCCGACGACCTCACTCGGCCGGGCAGAGCGGTCGAATACGCCACGCTGCGGGGCGAGCCGCTCGACGCCGAGTCGCGACCGCTCGCGCGTGCGGCGCGCGGGGAGGGGATCGACGAGGAACGGGTGTGGCTGTTCGACGTGGAGGGACGCTGGCGTGCGCTGGATGTCAGCACGCGCGCCCTCTCCGGCGCGAACGACGAGGGCCCCAGCACCCTGCTCGTGCTGCGCGACATGACCGCGCTGCTCGAAGCCAAGCGAGAGCGGGAGAGTCTCGCCTTGACCGTCTCGCACGAGCTGCGCAATCCGATCACCGCGGTGCTCGGCCACACCGACCTGCTGCTGGAGCGCACCGACCTTCCGGCCGACGCCAGACGCAACCTCGCCGAGATCGAAGCGGCGAGCGAGCGGGTCCTGCGACTGGCCTCGACGGTGCTGCAGAAGCGGCCCGGCGCCCAGGAACGCGCAGATGCGCATGCGGAGTTCGACGCGGCGGCGGTGGTCGAAGCCTCCGTGACCTCGTTCCGGCCCACAGCGACCGCGCGCGGGGTCGAGCTGAGCGCACCGGACACGAACCCCCTGCCGCTTGTCGGCGACGCGTTCCGCCTGCGGCAGGCGATCGACAATGTCGTCGGCAATGCCGTCAAATAC from Microbacterium sp. zg-B185 includes:
- a CDS encoding AMP-binding protein, which gives rise to MPQPTTLVESLQATADMHGNERGLRFYDAPESSAVRGWGDLDVRARTIAAALSAEGFGADDTAVIALEPGLLWADAAYGVLYAGLGFAPMPVAGPALAARIAALAQAAAATVLVADQSVVDLLGEEVHTLGIRVLTVEELVEAGDPQSWIAPAVTADSTAILMFTSGSTGDPKGVIATHGSLLATARACAESLSMGSESTAVGWSPLHHAMGLLLQVITPASTGGQSVVTATAQFQKRPMLWLQLMSTHRATVSFAGNFAFALCTQLATDEQIAQLDLSSLEVLLSGSEPVRIDTVNAFLERFAATGLSATTVAPAMGMTEAMLISVKPAGEPFVALEVDAEQFESGTLVPALEGRTVQIVSCGRAIPSTDLAIVDPETLCAAPEGTIGELWISSPSVSPGYFRRPDATAETFGHRLAGDERDYLRSGDLAAVLDGELFVTGRLKEVIILRGRNIYPQDIEAAVAALSPSLGIAAAFELDGARAGVGVVIEVDEETMAEAGETLQGLGILAHEKVTSHFSVPAVSVTLTTVGSLPRTATGKVRRKPTRTLLESGGLPIRHCAGSPVPTR
- a CDS encoding acyl carrier protein, translated to MSEHLTPAQTAQAPQSDVAAWLIDRIRFYDQVDAAEVTLEAPVAELGLDSIYVMTLCGDIEDTYDIAIDPTFFAEFGTLGEVADALTARVAAA
- a CDS encoding 4'-phosphopantetheinyl transferase superfamily protein: MSTLTHTGTRLPNVSGTTRIGDTDVVWRLGSAGQVRRASVSGVAHAWAEELVSDHGLFPWRGLAQAHQWAKPRPVGAPAADVSISHSGGMILVAACLGACVGADIEAAPFNAFTSASLLRRMCTPAEAAYAAGLPDDERRSYLARVWTAKEAIVKADGAGLALDFRTLTVQVDAGIPPAPFEAHIAVLADRTPPAIERLTI
- a CDS encoding wax ester/triacylglycerol synthase family O-acyltransferase, which codes for MTALRTPTAAPGTPPTSTRRRAVHAEFMQIWEEGYVSNHISFENMHVPGLFIIDGAPLRRDDGTLDRAKILAYIDATMASHADFRIRLQRSALGLTPPAWVPDEDFDLARHVLFTEDTADAATADLRRLSGAYDGLMSLKHPLWRTRVTELSDGTVALGTVMHHASLDGLSGMKTFSAICQKTADQPLPAPVDPWSGVRAATAWELPLLALRQWWQRQPSAAAAWRSYRSKPFLRRVRRVAARVLLPVRFGRGGEAARTRLLPPIHSAYRRMDAGLVGRRARELGGSLSDLQVAAIIGAWRGPQRIVRLRFPVSYHSTDAPNVRNHVRDMEVAGDADAPLTETIVRVNEQVAARESALDGALVEGYPIGYSTLLPWVSRPRYFCGGEVRALIPFPASLGTDQLAAAGIMYNGSLFIGANMPAAHDVEATVGRMFELMTGAPDPGRP
- a CDS encoding glycosyltransferase family 2 protein; this translates as MTAPPAAPTISVVIPSYQRLERIPALVSAYLQQGADEVVVVLDGPHPRWVEHLSATAADERVLVTELPQNVGLALARIAGLRVATGEIVLAVDDDVVPLEGFVTRHREFHGSGGDRVLMGYMPVAVPPRRGRDDAPTFVYARDYEKQAAAWRSGDSATILGSLWGGTLSMPRGLYARAEELKPSVRIEYNEDLDLGLRLQRLGATASFDQHAQAAHHHQRGWESYLRECTLRGAAIADLEARWGTRPAQLTPMIVIPPGYSRPLGWVQRRIAGRDRAGLLEHALTLAYRAAGAVGRWSIQDGITRMVRRALAMRGYRLASEQRDAEGR
- a CDS encoding response regulator transcription factor, which codes for MSASPAASSPHGDDAAGMLHSRTAKTAVVIEDDPIVRELLLEVFESAGFAAIGTDNGGDGVALVAEHRPQVTTVDVSMPGIDGFETVRRVRALSDTFILLVTASTDESDVVLGLSIGADDYVTKPFRPREFRARVEAMLRRPRLVDRGEQTASSVSAAELLAHVLNHRDLSLDTSTRVVCRGDRELLLTRTEFDLLQTLLESERRPRSKEDLARVARGDHLGAEYVTDLDKRAIEVHITNLRRKLGDSVTQPNYIETVRGIGYRLTEPAQV
- a CDS encoding response regulator, with the protein product MVDQIATPATAVVIEDDPQVQTLLVEVFESAGFTVVAVDNGEDGVLAVRTHHPMITTVDVNLPGIDGFETVRRIRDHSDTFVMIASALADEADAVLGLSAGADDYITKPFRVRELRARIEAVMRRARSTQAGSGGLAGVGNRTTAESPQQAS
- a CDS encoding PAS domain-containing sensor histidine kinase; translation: MRAPGLPRSDARTRSIWLWQVALAASVVLVTIVVVAVPSIMFADAAYWAGVLLIVATTIAALFTPWTRIGTRWVVLVPFMDIVGIGLLALNSELRLGYLWVFPIAWIATFYRLKWLIGALAAVTALLILDSVATAGGPLNTLRLVIVLLCLSFIGMTFHVAAQQTGAFRRLLSRQASRLGLALERVEMQRQRATETLDGLDIAVARISDQGEMVAANRAYAELYGLDPDDLTRPGRAVEYATLRGEPLDAESRPLARAARGEGIDEERVWLFDVEGRWRALDVSTRALSGANDEGPSTLLVLRDMTALLEAKRERESLALTVSHELRNPITAVLGHTDLLLERTDLPADARRNLAEIEAASERVLRLASTVLQKRPGAQERADAHAEFDAAAVVEASVTSFRPTATARGVELSAPDTNPLPLVGDAFRLRQAIDNVVGNAVKYTPASGTVLVRTSRSADAVRIEVADTGVGMSREDVDTMFEPYHRSATARASSVPGTGLGMGIARQIVEAHSGTISVQSGLGRGTTVAISIPLPGRAAEL